One part of the Leclercia sp. LSNIH1 genome encodes these proteins:
- the phnO gene encoding aminoalkylphosphonate N-acetyltransferase → MPECELRPATAEDVDAVYGLICELKQAELDRSAFHAGFAANLQDHNMRYQLAEQDGHIIGMIGLHMQFHLHHANWIGEIQELVVMPQARGLKVGSRLLAWAEEEARHAGAEMTELSTSVKRLDAHRFYLREGYTQSHFRFTKPL, encoded by the coding sequence ATGCCCGAGTGTGAGTTGCGCCCCGCCACCGCGGAGGACGTTGACGCGGTCTATGGCCTGATCTGTGAGTTAAAACAGGCGGAGCTTGACCGTTCGGCGTTCCATGCGGGGTTCGCGGCCAATCTGCAGGATCACAATATGCGTTACCAGCTGGCGGAACAGGATGGACATATCATCGGGATGATCGGCCTGCACATGCAGTTTCACCTGCATCACGCCAACTGGATCGGGGAGATCCAGGAGCTGGTGGTGATGCCGCAGGCGCGCGGTCTGAAGGTCGGCAGCCGGCTGCTGGCCTGGGCGGAAGAAGAGGCCCGTCACGCCGGGGCGGAGATGACCGAGCTCTCCACCAGCGTAAAGCGTCTCGATGCGCACCGCTTTTATCTTCGTGAAGGGTATACCCAGAGCCACTTCCGCTTCACTAAACCTCTGTAA
- a CDS encoding sugar ABC transporter ATP-binding protein, with protein sequence MSRTPVLEMRSIAKTFGSFHALKGVDLTVFPGEIHALMGENGAGKSTLMKILAGAYIATSGEILIDGKPFHIKGPKDALAAGITLIYQEMQLAPNLTVAENIFLGSELSRGGLVQRKEMAAQAQAVIDRLGAQFKATDLVMKLTIAEQQQVEIARALHRNSRILVMDEPTAALSSRETHRLFELILRLRDEGMAIIYISHRMAEVYELSDRVSVLRDGQYVGSLTRDKLNAAELVRMMVGRPLSDLFNKERDIPLGSPRLNVHHLTDGGKVQPCSLLVRSGEIVGLAGLVGAGRSELAQLIFGVRKATGGMIEVDGDPVVIHSPRAAIEHGIGFLTENRKEQGLFLELAAQENITMATLERDATFGMLNRKKAQSISDDAIALLNIRVPHSQVRAGGLSGGNQQKLLISRWVAIGPRILILDEPTRGVDVGAKSEIYRIMNQMARKGVAILMISSELPEVVGMSDRVYVMREGSIAGELHRADITQENIMTLATGVNDSHHQAVKS encoded by the coding sequence ATGAGCAGGACCCCGGTTTTAGAGATGCGCAGCATTGCCAAAACCTTTGGCAGCTTTCACGCGCTGAAGGGTGTGGATCTGACGGTCTTCCCCGGTGAGATCCACGCGCTAATGGGTGAAAACGGCGCCGGAAAAAGTACGCTGATGAAAATTCTCGCCGGGGCTTACATCGCCACCAGCGGCGAGATCCTGATCGACGGCAAGCCGTTTCACATCAAAGGCCCAAAAGATGCCCTGGCGGCAGGCATCACCCTGATTTATCAGGAGATGCAGCTGGCACCAAACCTTACCGTGGCCGAAAACATCTTCCTCGGCAGCGAGCTGTCGCGCGGCGGGCTGGTGCAGCGTAAAGAGATGGCGGCCCAGGCCCAGGCGGTAATTGACCGGCTTGGCGCCCAGTTTAAGGCCACCGATCTGGTGATGAAGCTGACCATCGCCGAGCAGCAGCAGGTGGAGATTGCCCGCGCGCTGCACCGCAACAGTCGCATTCTGGTGATGGATGAACCCACCGCCGCCCTCTCCTCTCGCGAGACCCATCGTCTGTTTGAACTGATTTTGCGCCTGCGCGATGAAGGGATGGCGATCATCTACATCAGCCACCGCATGGCGGAGGTATATGAGCTGTCGGATCGCGTCAGCGTACTGCGTGACGGCCAGTACGTCGGCAGCCTGACCCGCGACAAGCTCAACGCCGCTGAACTGGTGCGGATGATGGTCGGGCGTCCGTTGAGCGATCTGTTCAATAAAGAGCGCGATATCCCTCTCGGCAGCCCGCGCCTGAATGTCCACCATCTGACCGACGGCGGCAAGGTGCAGCCGTGCAGTCTGCTGGTGCGCTCCGGTGAAATCGTCGGGCTCGCCGGGCTGGTGGGGGCCGGACGCTCAGAGCTGGCCCAGCTGATTTTTGGCGTGCGCAAGGCCACCGGCGGCATGATTGAGGTGGATGGCGATCCGGTGGTGATCCACTCCCCGCGTGCCGCCATTGAGCACGGCATCGGTTTTTTAACCGAGAACCGCAAGGAGCAGGGGCTGTTCCTTGAGCTGGCGGCGCAGGAGAACATCACCATGGCGACGCTGGAGCGCGACGCCACCTTCGGCATGCTTAACCGCAAAAAAGCGCAGTCGATCTCCGATGATGCCATCGCCCTGCTTAACATTCGCGTGCCGCATTCCCAGGTGCGGGCGGGCGGCCTCTCCGGTGGCAATCAGCAGAAGCTACTCATCTCCCGCTGGGTGGCGATTGGCCCGCGCATTCTGATCCTCGACGAGCCGACCCGCGGCGTGGATGTCGGGGCCAAAAGCGAGATCTACCGGATCATGAACCAGATGGCGCGCAAAGGGGTGGCGATCCTGATGATCTCCAGCGAACTGCCGGAAGTGGTAGGCATGAGCGATCGCGTCTATGTGATGCGCGAAGGGAGCATCGCCGGCGAGCTGCATCGGGCCGATATCACACAAGAAAACATTATGACGCTGGCAACCGGCGTTAACGACTCTCATCACCAGGCGGTAAAATCATGA
- a CDS encoding ABC transporter permease subunit, with product MSQQNSPQQVAKAASAKKMLMGDLMQTIGILPILILIVAVFGFIAPNFFTESNLLNITRQASINIVLAAGMTFIILTGGIDLSVGSILGTTAVAAMVVSLMPELSMLSVPAALMLGLVLGTINGALVAFAGLPPFIVTLGTYTALRGAAYLLADGTTVINSSISFEWIGNNYLGPVPWLVVIALAVIVICWFILRRTTLGVHIYAVGGNMQAARLTGIKVWMVLLFVYGMSGLLSGLGGVMSASRLYSANGNLGTGYELDAIAAVILGGTSFVGGIGTITGTLVGALIIATLNNGMTLMGVSYFWQLVIKGAVIIIAVLIDKYRTRHHQSA from the coding sequence ATGAGCCAACAAAATAGTCCGCAACAGGTGGCCAAAGCGGCCTCCGCCAAAAAAATGCTGATGGGCGATCTGATGCAAACCATCGGGATCCTGCCGATATTGATCCTGATTGTCGCCGTCTTTGGCTTTATCGCCCCGAACTTCTTTACCGAAAGCAACCTGCTGAACATCACCCGTCAGGCCTCCATCAATATCGTGCTGGCGGCGGGGATGACCTTCATCATTCTGACCGGCGGCATCGACCTCTCGGTAGGCTCGATTCTGGGCACCACCGCAGTGGCGGCGATGGTGGTCTCGCTGATGCCGGAGCTCTCCATGCTCTCGGTCCCGGCGGCCCTGATGCTCGGGCTGGTGCTGGGCACCATCAACGGGGCGCTGGTGGCCTTTGCCGGATTGCCCCCCTTTATCGTCACGCTCGGCACCTACACGGCGCTGCGCGGGGCGGCCTATCTGCTGGCGGACGGCACCACGGTGATTAACTCCAGCATCAGCTTTGAGTGGATCGGCAATAACTACCTCGGGCCGGTGCCATGGCTGGTGGTGATCGCCCTCGCGGTCATCGTCATCTGCTGGTTCATCCTGCGCCGCACCACCCTCGGGGTACACATTTATGCGGTGGGCGGCAACATGCAGGCGGCGCGCTTAACGGGCATCAAGGTCTGGATGGTACTGCTGTTTGTCTACGGCATGAGCGGCCTGCTCTCGGGTCTGGGCGGAGTGATGAGCGCCTCGCGACTCTACAGCGCCAACGGCAACCTCGGCACCGGCTATGAGCTGGATGCGATTGCGGCGGTGATCCTCGGCGGCACCAGCTTTGTCGGCGGCATCGGCACCATCACCGGCACGCTGGTGGGGGCGCTGATTATTGCCACCCTTAACAACGGCATGACGCTGATGGGCGTTTCCTACTTCTGGCAACTGGTGATCAAAGGGGCGGTGATCATCATTGCGGTACTGATCGACAAATACCGTACCCGACACCATCAAAGTGCATAA
- the phnM gene encoding alpha-D-ribose 1-methylphosphonate 5-triphosphate diphosphatase, with protein MIVNNVKLVLENEVVDGSIDIQDGIIRAFAETQSRLPEAMDGEGGWLLPGLIELHTDNMDKFFTPRPKVDWPAHSAMSSHDGMMVASGITTVLDAVAIGDVRDGGDRLENLEKMINAVEETQKRGLNRAEHRLHLRCELPHHTTLPLFEKLVDREPVTLVSLMDHSPGQRQFANIEKYREYYQGKYALNDAQMARYEEEQLQLAARWSQPNRQAIAALCRARNIALASHDDATADHVLESRQLGSVIAEFPTTFEAAEASRQHGMNVLMGAPNIVRGGSHSGNVAASQLASLGLLDILSSDYYPASLLDAAFRVAGDEENRFTLPQAIRLVTRNPAQALNLDDRGVIGEGKRADLVLAHRKGEHIHIDHVWRQGKRVF; from the coding sequence ATGATCGTCAATAACGTAAAACTGGTGCTGGAAAACGAGGTCGTTGACGGCTCCATCGACATTCAGGACGGCATCATTCGCGCCTTTGCCGAAACCCAAAGCCGCCTGCCGGAAGCGATGGACGGTGAAGGCGGCTGGCTGCTGCCAGGGCTGATTGAGCTGCACACCGACAACATGGATAAGTTCTTCACCCCGCGGCCCAAAGTGGACTGGCCCGCCCATTCGGCAATGAGCAGCCACGACGGGATGATGGTCGCCAGCGGCATCACCACGGTGCTGGATGCGGTGGCGATTGGCGACGTGCGCGACGGCGGCGATCGTCTGGAGAATCTGGAGAAGATGATCAACGCCGTGGAAGAGACGCAGAAGCGCGGCCTCAACCGCGCCGAGCACCGCCTGCACCTGCGCTGCGAGCTACCCCATCACACCACCCTGCCGCTGTTCGAGAAGCTGGTGGACCGTGAGCCGGTCACTCTGGTGTCGCTGATGGATCACTCTCCGGGCCAGCGCCAGTTCGCTAATATCGAAAAGTATCGTGAATATTATCAGGGTAAATATGCCCTCAACGACGCGCAGATGGCGCGCTACGAAGAGGAGCAGCTTCAGCTTGCCGCCCGCTGGTCGCAGCCCAACCGCCAGGCCATTGCTGCGCTGTGCCGGGCGCGCAATATCGCCCTCGCCAGCCATGACGACGCAACCGCGGATCATGTGCTTGAATCCCGGCAGCTTGGCAGCGTGATCGCCGAATTTCCTACCACGTTCGAAGCCGCAGAGGCCTCCCGCCAGCACGGAATGAACGTGCTGATGGGCGCCCCGAATATCGTGCGCGGCGGCTCGCACTCCGGCAACGTAGCGGCAAGCCAGCTCGCTTCCCTCGGCCTGCTGGATATCCTCTCCTCCGATTACTACCCCGCCAGCCTGCTGGATGCGGCGTTCCGGGTAGCGGGCGACGAGGAGAATCGTTTTACCCTGCCGCAGGCGATCCGCCTGGTGACCCGCAACCCGGCGCAGGCGCTCAACCTGGACGATCGCGGGGTGATTGGCGAAGGCAAGCGGGCGGACCTGGTGCTGGCGCACCGTAAAGGCGAGCACATTCATATCGACCACGTCTGGCGTCAGGGAAAACGGGTGTTCTGA
- the phnK gene encoding phosphonate C-P lyase system protein PhnK, with amino-acid sequence MKPLLSVTNLTHLYAPCKGFSDVSFDLWPGEVLGIVGESGSGKTTLLKSLSARLTPQNGDILYDGHSLYGMSEAERRRLLRTEWGVVHQHPMDGLRRQVSAGGNIGERLMATGARHYGDIRATAKQWLEEVEIPASRIDDLPTTFSGGMQQRLQIARNLVTHPKLVFMDEPTGGLDVSVQARLLDLLRGLVVELNLAVVIVTHDLGVARLLADRLLVMKSGEVVESGLTDRVLDDPHHPYTQLLVSSVLQN; translated from the coding sequence ATGAAACCGCTGCTTTCGGTCACTAACCTGACCCACCTTTATGCGCCGTGCAAAGGCTTCAGCGACGTGTCGTTTGACCTGTGGCCGGGGGAAGTGCTGGGGATTGTCGGCGAGTCCGGCTCCGGCAAAACCACCCTGCTGAAATCCCTCTCGGCGCGCCTGACGCCGCAGAACGGCGACATTCTCTATGACGGCCACTCGCTGTATGGCATGAGCGAGGCCGAGCGACGTCGCCTGCTGCGCACCGAGTGGGGCGTGGTGCATCAGCATCCGATGGATGGCCTGCGCCGCCAGGTCTCGGCGGGGGGCAACATCGGCGAACGGCTGATGGCCACCGGCGCGCGCCACTACGGCGACATCCGCGCGACGGCGAAACAGTGGCTGGAGGAGGTGGAGATCCCGGCGTCGCGCATCGACGACCTGCCCACCACCTTCTCCGGCGGGATGCAGCAGCGCCTGCAGATCGCCCGCAACCTGGTTACCCATCCGAAGCTGGTCTTTATGGATGAACCTACCGGTGGGCTGGACGTGTCGGTGCAGGCCCGCCTGCTGGATCTGCTCCGCGGTCTGGTGGTGGAGCTGAACCTGGCGGTGGTGATTGTCACCCACGACCTGGGCGTTGCCCGCCTGCTGGCGGACCGTCTGCTGGTGATGAAGAGCGGCGAAGTGGTGGAAAGTGGGCTGACCGACCGGGTACTCGACGATCCCCACCATCCCTACACCCAGTTGCTGGTGTCGTCCGTATTGCAGAATTGA
- a CDS encoding N-acetyltransferase codes for MIVMPTTYSPMTVARAFTRVEEIELSGRLLHVIYDPQTPRAAIIEADIEIFEGIPRHRVVAALDLQRKPALGKDIVAVERCWEDAHILQVEGVCVDPGERDKGLATRLYEALILQCGITLISDFEQYEGGKMLWQKIARESDQIAVFVLDTEQGAFWPYDGSKVIYDGGCIPEERIWSVSPDQKCHRVVLVAENRQRANHLMEETSPYRI; via the coding sequence ATGATCGTGATGCCTACAACCTATAGCCCGATGACAGTCGCACGCGCCTTTACGCGGGTGGAAGAGATTGAACTCTCAGGGCGATTGCTGCATGTCATCTATGATCCCCAGACGCCTCGCGCGGCAATCATTGAAGCGGATATCGAAATCTTTGAAGGCATACCGCGACATCGGGTTGTGGCAGCGCTGGATTTACAGCGCAAACCTGCACTCGGTAAAGATATCGTTGCTGTTGAACGCTGCTGGGAAGATGCCCACATCCTTCAGGTTGAAGGCGTCTGTGTTGATCCTGGCGAGCGGGATAAAGGGCTGGCAACCCGACTTTATGAGGCATTAATCCTCCAGTGCGGAATTACGCTAATAAGCGATTTTGAACAGTACGAAGGCGGTAAAATGCTTTGGCAAAAGATTGCCCGTGAATCGGATCAAATCGCTGTGTTCGTACTGGATACCGAGCAAGGCGCATTTTGGCCTTATGATGGCAGTAAAGTGATTTACGATGGCGGCTGTATTCCTGAGGAGCGTATCTGGAGTGTTTCGCCTGACCAAAAATGCCATCGCGTTGTTTTAGTGGCCGAGAACAGGCAACGTGCGAATCACCTTATGGAAGAAACTTCCCCTTACAGAATTTGA
- the phnL gene encoding phosphonate C-P lyase system protein PhnL → MIHVQNVSKTFVLHQQNGVRLPVLQNASLEVKNGECVVLHGHSGSGKSTLLRSLYANYLPDEGHIHVRHGDEWVDLVQAPALKVRDVRRTTIGWVSQFLRVIPRVPALEVVMQPLLDLGVPRDICAAKAASLLTRLNVPERLWHLAPSTFSGGEQQRVNIARGFIVDYPILLLDEPTASLDAKNSAAVIELIEEAKARGAAIVGIFHDDAVRDRVADRLHPMGITA, encoded by the coding sequence ATGATCCACGTACAAAACGTAAGTAAGACCTTTGTACTCCACCAGCAAAACGGCGTGCGCCTGCCGGTGCTGCAAAACGCCTCCCTTGAGGTAAAAAATGGCGAATGCGTGGTGCTGCACGGCCACTCCGGCAGCGGCAAATCGACCCTGCTGCGCTCGCTGTATGCCAACTACCTGCCGGACGAAGGCCATATCCATGTGCGCCACGGCGACGAATGGGTCGATCTGGTGCAGGCCCCGGCGCTTAAGGTGCGGGACGTCAGGCGCACCACCATTGGCTGGGTCAGCCAGTTTTTACGGGTGATCCCGCGCGTTCCAGCGCTGGAGGTGGTGATGCAGCCGCTGCTGGATCTGGGCGTACCGCGCGACATCTGCGCCGCCAAAGCCGCCAGCCTGCTGACGCGCCTTAACGTGCCGGAGCGCCTGTGGCATCTCGCCCCCTCCACCTTCTCCGGCGGCGAGCAGCAGCGGGTGAATATAGCCCGCGGCTTTATCGTCGATTACCCGATTTTACTGCTCGATGAACCGACCGCCTCGCTGGATGCCAAAAACAGCGCAGCGGTTATTGAACTGATCGAAGAGGCCAAAGCGCGCGGCGCAGCGATCGTCGGGATCTTCCACGACGACGCGGTGCGGGATCGCGTGGCGGATCGTCTGCACCCGATGGGGATCACCGCATGA
- the phnP gene encoding phosphonate metabolism protein PhnP, which yields MSLTITLTGTGGAQLVPAFGCDCPACRRARLQEDYRRRPCSAVVKFNDAVTLLDAGIPHLMDDWPAGSFQQILLTHYHMDHVQGLFPLRWGVGATIPVYGPPDEAGCDDLFKHPGLLDFSHTLEPFVVFELQGLRVTPLPLNHSKLTFGYLLESAHSRVAWLSDTAGLPEKTVKFLLNNQPQAIVIDCSHAPQDEPPRNHCDLNTVIALNKVIVCPQVILTHISHEFDVWMMDNPLPVGFEAGYDGMVLALD from the coding sequence ATGAGTCTGACCATTACGTTAACGGGAACCGGTGGCGCCCAGCTGGTGCCCGCTTTTGGCTGCGACTGTCCGGCCTGCCGCCGGGCGCGTTTGCAGGAAGATTATCGCCGTCGCCCCTGTAGCGCGGTGGTCAAATTCAATGATGCGGTGACGCTGCTGGATGCCGGGATCCCGCACCTGATGGACGACTGGCCTGCGGGCAGTTTTCAGCAGATTTTACTCACCCATTACCACATGGATCATGTCCAGGGGCTGTTTCCGCTGCGCTGGGGCGTGGGGGCGACCATTCCGGTCTACGGCCCGCCAGATGAAGCCGGGTGCGACGATCTCTTTAAACATCCCGGCCTTCTCGACTTTAGCCATACTCTCGAGCCGTTTGTGGTCTTTGAACTCCAGGGCCTGCGGGTGACGCCGCTGCCGCTCAACCATTCGAAGCTGACTTTTGGCTATCTGCTGGAGAGCGCCCACAGCCGCGTGGCCTGGCTCTCCGATACCGCCGGACTGCCGGAGAAAACGGTGAAGTTTCTGCTCAACAACCAGCCGCAGGCGATCGTGATTGACTGTAGCCATGCGCCGCAGGACGAGCCCCCGCGCAACCACTGCGATTTAAATACGGTTATTGCGCTCAATAAGGTAATTGTCTGCCCGCAGGTGATCCTGACCCATATCAGCCATGAGTTTGACGTGTGGATGATGGACAACCCGCTCCCTGTGGGGTTTGAAGCGGGGTATGACGGGATGGTACTGGCGCTGGACTGA
- a CDS encoding hybrid sensor histidine kinase/response regulator: MPSRRPPFFASARGRLLIFNLLVVAVTLMVSGVAVLGFRHASHIQEQVQRQTLDDMTGSMNLSRETANVATAAVRLSQVVGALEYKDEANRLKQTQTALGHSLAQLADAPLAQQEPALVARIIRRSNELQQSVTGMLERGQRRHLERNALLSALYQSQSYLRHLQEINRRYASNVPDARLLSEMDRLIVAAIETPSPRATIQQLDTVTAMLPPGATQPVVGFVLPDFNAELNKLGPLSRQLEESDLSISWYMFHIKALVAILNSDINQYVEQVAQASQLRTAQSHQELRSISVFITLSAVLALIITAFACWYIYRNLGTNLTAISRAMSRLAHGEQDVSVPALQRRDELGELARAFNVFARNTASLEHTTRLLKEKTSQMEVDRIERQGLEEALLHSQKMKAVGQLTGGLAHDFNNLLAVIIGSLELADPHSPDAPRISRALKAAERGALLTQRLLAFSRKQSLNPHAVEMKPLLENLAELMRHSLPATLSLEIEAQTPAWPAWIDISQLENAIINLVMNARDAMEGQSGVIKIRTWNQRVTRSDGRRQDMVALEVIDHGCGMSQAIKSRVFEPFFTTKQTGSGSGLGLSMVYGFVRQSGGRVEIESAPGQGTTVRLHLPRATQQALPQPETLAAAAAVQSDRLVLVLDDQSDVRQTLCEQLHQLGYLTLEAETGEQALQMLNASSDIEMFISDLMLPGTLSGAEVIQQVRQQFPHLPVLLMSGQDLRPAHNPQLPDVELLRKPFTRAQLAQALQKIGAMFKN, from the coding sequence ATGCCTTCACGCCGTCCTCCCTTTTTCGCCAGCGCCCGTGGCCGCCTGCTGATCTTCAATCTGCTGGTGGTGGCGGTGACGTTAATGGTCAGCGGCGTGGCGGTGCTGGGCTTTCGCCACGCCAGCCATATCCAGGAGCAGGTGCAGCGCCAGACGCTGGACGACATGACCGGCAGCATGAATTTGTCGCGGGAAACCGCCAACGTGGCGACGGCGGCGGTACGTTTGTCGCAGGTGGTGGGGGCGCTGGAATATAAAGACGAAGCCAACCGGCTGAAACAGACCCAGACGGCGCTGGGCCATTCACTGGCGCAGCTTGCCGATGCGCCGCTGGCGCAGCAGGAGCCGGCGCTGGTGGCGCGGATCATCCGGCGCAGCAACGAGCTGCAACAAAGCGTGACCGGGATGCTGGAACGCGGACAACGACGCCACCTGGAGCGTAATGCCCTGCTCAGCGCGCTCTACCAGAGCCAGAGCTATCTCCGCCATCTCCAGGAGATCAACCGCCGCTACGCCAGTAACGTGCCCGATGCCCGCCTGCTCAGCGAGATGGACCGGCTGATCGTCGCCGCCATCGAAACTCCTTCGCCGCGGGCGACCATCCAGCAGCTTGATACGGTGACGGCGATGCTGCCCCCTGGGGCCACTCAGCCGGTGGTGGGCTTTGTGCTGCCCGATTTTAACGCCGAGCTGAACAAGCTCGGCCCGCTCTCCCGGCAGCTGGAAGAGAGCGATCTATCGATCAGCTGGTATATGTTTCACATCAAAGCGCTGGTGGCGATCCTCAACAGCGATATCAATCAGTATGTGGAGCAGGTGGCGCAGGCATCCCAGCTGCGTACCGCCCAGAGCCATCAGGAGCTGCGCTCCATCAGCGTCTTTATCACCCTTTCCGCCGTGCTGGCGCTGATCATTACCGCCTTTGCCTGCTGGTACATCTACCGCAACCTGGGCACCAACCTGACCGCCATCTCCCGGGCGATGTCGCGGCTGGCCCACGGGGAACAGGATGTCTCGGTGCCTGCGCTGCAACGGCGGGATGAGCTGGGCGAGCTGGCGCGGGCATTTAACGTCTTTGCCCGCAATACCGCTTCGCTGGAGCACACCACCCGGCTGCTGAAAGAGAAAACCTCCCAGATGGAGGTGGATCGCATTGAACGTCAGGGGCTGGAGGAGGCGCTGCTCCACAGCCAGAAGATGAAGGCGGTGGGTCAGCTGACGGGCGGGCTGGCGCATGATTTCAATAACCTGCTGGCGGTGATCATCGGCAGCCTGGAGCTGGCCGACCCCCATTCACCGGATGCGCCGCGCATCAGCCGCGCGCTGAAGGCCGCCGAGCGCGGGGCGCTGTTGACCCAGCGCCTGCTGGCCTTCTCCCGCAAACAGTCCCTGAACCCGCACGCGGTGGAGATGAAACCCCTGCTGGAAAACCTGGCCGAGCTGATGCGCCACTCCCTGCCCGCCACCCTTTCACTGGAGATCGAAGCGCAGACCCCGGCCTGGCCGGCGTGGATTGACATCAGCCAGCTGGAAAACGCCATTATCAACCTGGTGATGAACGCCCGGGATGCGATGGAGGGGCAAAGTGGAGTGATAAAAATCCGCACCTGGAACCAGCGCGTCACCCGCAGCGACGGACGCAGGCAGGATATGGTGGCGCTGGAGGTGATCGACCACGGCTGCGGGATGTCGCAGGCCATTAAATCCCGGGTCTTCGAACCCTTCTTCACCACCAAGCAGACCGGCAGCGGCAGCGGGCTGGGGCTGTCGATGGTGTATGGCTTTGTGCGCCAGTCCGGCGGGCGGGTGGAGATCGAAAGCGCGCCCGGGCAAGGCACCACCGTGCGGCTGCATCTGCCCCGCGCCACCCAGCAGGCACTTCCCCAGCCAGAGACGCTGGCGGCGGCCGCAGCGGTACAAAGCGACCGGCTGGTACTGGTGCTGGACGACCAGAGCGATGTCCGCCAGACCCTGTGCGAACAGCTGCACCAGCTGGGCTACCTGACGCTGGAGGCGGAAACCGGCGAGCAGGCGCTGCAGATGCTGAACGCATCGTCGGATATCGAGATGTTTATCAGCGACTTAATGCTTCCCGGTACCCTGAGCGGCGCGGAGGTGATCCAGCAGGTTCGCCAGCAGTTCCCGCATCTCCCCGTGCTATTGATGAGCGGCCAGGATCTGCGCCCGGCACATAACCCACAGCTGCCGGACGTGGAGCTGCTGCGCAAGCCTTTTACCCGTGCGCAGCTGGCGCAGGCGCTGCAAAAAATCGGTGCCATGTTTAAGAATTAA
- the yjdP gene encoding DDRRRQL repeat protein YjdP, producing the protein MKHYSTALLLGLLSLTSHLAHADIVDDTIGNIQQAINDAYNPNSDRSNDDDDRYDRRRSSDNRQYEERQRQLDDRRRRLDERQRQLDEDRRRLEDDERRLEEDYDRR; encoded by the coding sequence ATGAAACATTACTCTACCGCCCTGTTATTGGGTCTGCTCTCATTAACCAGCCATCTGGCTCACGCTGATATTGTTGACGACACCATCGGCAATATTCAGCAGGCGATTAACGACGCCTACAACCCCAACAGCGACCGCAGTAACGATGACGATGACCGTTACGATCGGCGTCGCAGCAGCGATAACCGACAGTATGAAGAGCGCCAGCGCCAGCTGGACGATCGCCGTCGTCGCCTGGATGAACGTCAGCGCCAGCTGGATGAAGACCGGCGTCGTTTAGAAGATGACGAGCGCAGGCTGGAAGAGGATTACGATCGGCGGTAA
- the phnN gene encoding ribose 1,5-bisphosphokinase, which yields MMGRLIWLMGPSGSGKDSLLAALREQPHPQLLVAHRYITRAATAGSENHIALSEPEFFTRAGQHLFALSWHANGYYYGVGLEIDLWLHAGFDVVVNGSRAHLPQAQARYAGALLPICLQVSPEILRSRLQARGRESAKEIDQRLARAARYTPSDCPILNNDGSLHQSVDNFLSLISQKEKNHARV from the coding sequence CTGATGGGAAGACTAATCTGGTTAATGGGGCCTTCCGGCTCCGGAAAAGATAGCCTGCTGGCGGCGTTGCGCGAGCAGCCTCATCCACAACTGCTGGTGGCGCACCGCTATATCACGCGCGCCGCTACTGCCGGGAGCGAAAACCACATCGCCCTCAGCGAGCCGGAGTTTTTTACCCGCGCCGGGCAGCATCTGTTTGCCCTGAGCTGGCACGCTAATGGCTATTATTATGGGGTGGGTCTGGAGATCGATCTCTGGCTGCACGCCGGGTTCGACGTGGTGGTAAACGGCTCGCGCGCCCATCTGCCCCAGGCGCAGGCGCGTTACGCCGGGGCATTGCTGCCGATCTGCCTGCAGGTGTCGCCGGAGATCCTGCGTAGCCGACTGCAGGCGCGTGGGCGGGAGAGCGCTAAAGAGATCGACCAGCGGCTGGCGCGCGCCGCCCGTTATACGCCGTCCGACTGCCCGATCCTTAACAATGACGGCAGTTTGCATCAGTCTGTCGACAACTTCCTTTCACTCATTAGCCAGAAGGAGAAAAACCATGCCCGAGTGTGA